Proteins from one Burkholderia oklahomensis C6786 genomic window:
- the eco gene encoding serine protease inhibitor ecotin: MKSASRLVAWAACAALVGFSGVAVAASAPTSATGVDAASAPKPSAEDIKMFPAAQAGQKRAVIVLPAEKLEDDIRVELIVGKTIKVDCNQHWFGGDLKHETVQGWGYSYYVLADAKGPAGTLMACPGQDAQEAFVPVRGSGYLLRYNSRLPIVVYVPNGFDVRYRLWYGSNEVARAVEK, translated from the coding sequence ATGAAATCAGCCTCTCGCTTGGTCGCCTGGGCGGCGTGCGCCGCACTCGTCGGCTTCTCCGGCGTCGCGGTGGCGGCGAGCGCGCCGACGTCCGCCACGGGCGTCGACGCCGCGTCCGCGCCCAAGCCGTCAGCGGAAGACATCAAGATGTTCCCGGCCGCGCAGGCGGGACAGAAGCGCGCAGTGATCGTGCTGCCCGCCGAAAAGCTGGAGGACGACATTCGCGTCGAGCTGATCGTCGGCAAGACGATCAAGGTCGACTGCAACCAGCACTGGTTCGGCGGCGATCTCAAGCATGAGACGGTGCAGGGCTGGGGCTATTCGTATTACGTGCTCGCCGATGCGAAGGGGCCGGCCGGCACGCTGATGGCGTGCCCGGGGCAGGACGCGCAGGAGGCGTTCGTGCCCGTCCGCGGCAGCGGCTATCTGCTGCGCTACAACAGCCGCCTGCCGATCGTCGTGTACGTGCCGAACGGATTCGATGTCCGCTACCGGCTGTGGTACGGGTCGAACGAAGTGGCGCGCGCGGTCGAGAAGTAA
- a CDS encoding MFS transporter produces MNADSGLPLPQRYWAIVCVALGITLAVLDGAIANVALPTIARDLRASDAASIWIVNAYQLAVTISLLPLASLGDRIGYRRVYIAGLALFTAASFGCALSSTLPALATLRVIQGFGAAGIMSVNTALVRMIYPSSQLGRGVAINAMVVALSSAIGPTVASAVLAVAPWPWLFAINVPIGVAAVYGSLRALPVNPGRDAPYDFIGAVMNACVFGLLILSVDALGHGENHASAAVTALAAIVIGYFFVKRQLTQPAPLLPVDLLRIPIFALSIGTSVASFTSQMLAFVALPFWLQNTLGFSQVQTGLYMTPWPLVIVIAAPLAGVLSDRYSAGALGGIGLALFASGLLALATIGAHPTPVDIVWRMALCGAGFGLFQSPNNRAILSSAPRERAGGASGMLGTARLTGQTLGAAFVALIFGVAPQHGPTIALYAATAFAAVAAAVSLMRIRAQRDTAAAAG; encoded by the coding sequence ATGAACGCCGACTCCGGACTGCCGCTCCCGCAACGCTACTGGGCGATCGTCTGCGTCGCGTTGGGCATCACGCTCGCGGTGCTCGACGGCGCGATCGCGAACGTCGCGCTGCCCACCATCGCCCGCGATCTGCGCGCATCCGACGCCGCGTCGATCTGGATCGTCAACGCGTACCAGCTCGCCGTCACGATTTCGCTGCTGCCGCTCGCGTCGCTCGGCGACCGGATCGGCTATCGGCGCGTCTACATCGCGGGGCTCGCGCTTTTCACCGCGGCGTCGTTCGGCTGCGCGCTGTCGAGCACGCTGCCCGCGCTCGCGACGCTGCGCGTGATTCAGGGCTTCGGCGCCGCCGGCATCATGAGCGTCAACACCGCGCTCGTCCGGATGATCTATCCGTCGTCGCAGCTCGGACGCGGCGTCGCGATCAACGCGATGGTCGTCGCGCTGTCGTCGGCGATCGGACCGACCGTCGCGTCCGCCGTGCTCGCCGTCGCGCCGTGGCCGTGGCTTTTCGCGATCAACGTGCCGATCGGCGTCGCCGCCGTGTACGGCAGCCTGCGCGCGCTGCCCGTGAATCCGGGCCGCGACGCGCCGTACGATTTCATCGGCGCCGTGATGAACGCGTGCGTGTTCGGGCTGCTGATCCTCTCCGTCGACGCGCTCGGGCATGGCGAAAACCACGCGAGCGCCGCAGTCACCGCGCTCGCGGCCATCGTCATCGGCTACTTCTTCGTCAAGCGGCAACTGACGCAGCCTGCGCCGCTCCTGCCCGTCGATCTGCTGCGCATCCCGATCTTCGCGCTGTCGATCGGCACGTCGGTCGCGTCGTTCACGTCGCAAATGCTCGCGTTCGTTGCGCTGCCGTTCTGGCTGCAGAACACGCTCGGCTTCTCGCAGGTGCAGACCGGGCTCTACATGACGCCGTGGCCGCTCGTCATCGTGATCGCCGCCCCGCTCGCGGGCGTGCTGTCGGACCGCTATTCGGCGGGCGCGCTGGGCGGCATCGGCCTCGCGCTCTTCGCATCGGGCCTGCTCGCGCTCGCGACGATCGGCGCGCATCCGACGCCCGTCGACATCGTCTGGCGGATGGCGCTCTGCGGCGCAGGCTTCGGACTCTTCCAGTCGCCGAACAACCGCGCGATCCTGTCGTCCGCGCCGCGCGAGCGCGCGGGCGGCGCGAGCGGGATGCTCGGCACCGCGCGGCTCACCGGACAGACGCTCGGCGCCGCGTTCGTCGCGCTGATCTTCGGCGTCGCGCCGCAACATGGGCCGACGATCGCGCTCTATGCCGCAACCGCGTTCGCCGCCGTCGCGGCGGCCGTCAGCCTGATGAGAATCAGGGCGCAGCGCGACACGGCCGCCGCCGCGGGGTGA
- a CDS encoding ABC transporter permease, with protein MDLGFDPNRIANASAWRVLPNRWDFVAFPLIICVIAMAAIGFHETMAPIATLGTQKISLDPANLPEYALRTTLRMLAAMVASLVFTLVYGTLAAKSRRAGMVLVPILDILQSVPVLGYISFTVTFFLALFPSRVLGAELAAIFAIFTSQAWNMTFSFYQSLRTVPRDLDEVSRGFHLTVWQRFWKLEVPFSMPGLIWNMMMSMSGGWFFVVASEAITVGNHTITLPGIGAYLAQAITDQNLRAVGWVILTMTIVILAYDQLLFRPLVAWADKFRMETTSSGNAPESWLLDLVRRTRLIHQLLVPAGWFFAKAARIPLRVPSLDAVRFTMPRVEKKASRVADIAWAILVIAGTIYVVSRVFVYVKTGVTLAEVGHVFVLGLITLLRVMLLIALASLVWVPIGVWIGLRPAIAEKVQPIAQFLAAFPANLLFPVFVIVIARFHLNADIWLSPLIVLGTQWYILFNVIAGATAYPNDYREAATNFRIRGWQWWRQAILPGIFPYYVTGAITASGGAWNASIVSEFVQWGDTKIQAHGLGAYIAQTTAAGDYPKIILGIAVMSLFVTLFNRLLWRPLYAYAEAKLRLD; from the coding sequence CGAACCGCTGGGACTTCGTCGCGTTCCCGCTCATCATCTGCGTGATCGCGATGGCGGCGATCGGTTTTCACGAAACGATGGCGCCCATCGCGACGCTCGGGACGCAGAAGATATCGCTCGACCCGGCCAACCTGCCCGAGTACGCGCTGCGCACGACGCTGCGGATGCTCGCGGCGATGGTCGCGTCGCTCGTCTTCACGCTCGTCTACGGCACGCTCGCGGCGAAGAGCCGCCGCGCGGGGATGGTGCTCGTGCCGATCCTCGACATCCTGCAGTCGGTGCCCGTCCTCGGCTACATCTCGTTTACGGTCACGTTCTTCCTCGCGCTCTTCCCGAGCCGCGTGCTGGGCGCCGAGCTCGCCGCGATCTTCGCGATCTTCACGAGCCAGGCGTGGAACATGACGTTCAGCTTCTACCAGTCGCTGCGCACGGTGCCGCGCGATCTCGACGAGGTGTCGCGCGGCTTCCACCTGACCGTGTGGCAGCGCTTCTGGAAGCTCGAAGTGCCGTTCTCGATGCCGGGCCTCATCTGGAACATGATGATGTCGATGTCGGGCGGCTGGTTCTTCGTCGTCGCGTCGGAGGCGATCACGGTCGGCAATCACACGATCACGCTGCCCGGCATCGGCGCTTATCTCGCTCAGGCGATCACCGATCAGAACCTGAGGGCGGTCGGCTGGGTGATTCTCACGATGACGATCGTGATCCTCGCGTACGATCAACTGCTGTTCCGTCCGCTCGTTGCGTGGGCGGACAAGTTCCGGATGGAGACGACGAGCTCCGGCAACGCGCCCGAATCGTGGCTCCTCGATCTCGTGCGCCGCACGCGCCTCATTCATCAGCTGCTCGTGCCGGCCGGCTGGTTCTTCGCGAAGGCGGCGCGCATTCCGCTGCGCGTGCCGTCGCTCGACGCCGTGCGCTTCACGATGCCGCGCGTCGAGAAGAAGGCGTCGCGCGTCGCCGACATCGCGTGGGCGATTCTCGTGATCGCCGGCACGATTTATGTCGTCTCGCGCGTGTTCGTCTACGTGAAGACGGGCGTGACGCTCGCCGAGGTTGGCCACGTGTTCGTGCTCGGGCTCATCACGCTGCTGCGCGTCATGCTGCTCATCGCGCTCGCGTCGCTCGTCTGGGTGCCGATCGGCGTGTGGATCGGCCTGCGGCCCGCGATCGCCGAGAAGGTGCAGCCGATCGCGCAGTTCCTCGCGGCGTTCCCCGCGAACCTGCTGTTCCCGGTGTTCGTGATCGTGATCGCGCGCTTTCACCTGAACGCCGACATCTGGCTGTCGCCCCTCATCGTGCTCGGCACCCAGTGGTATATCCTGTTCAACGTGATCGCGGGCGCGACCGCCTATCCGAACGACTATCGCGAAGCGGCCACCAATTTCCGCATCCGCGGCTGGCAATGGTGGCGGCAGGCGATCCTGCCCGGCATCTTCCCGTACTACGTGACGGGCGCGATCACCGCGTCGGGCGGCGCGTGGAACGCGAGCATCGTGTCGGAGTTCGTCCAGTGGGGCGACACCAAGATCCAGGCGCACGGCCTCGGCGCGTACATCGCGCAGACGACGGCCGCGGGCGACTACCCGAAGATCATCCTGGGCATCGCCGTGATGTCCCTGTTCGTCACCTTGTTCAACCGCCTGTTGTGGCGTCCGCTGTACGCGTACGCCGAAGCGAAGCTGCGTCTCGATTGA
- a CDS encoding glycine zipper domain-containing protein codes for MSLIVAARFTTQRAAEAAAKRLLDSGFVAEDVSLFFVNPRGQHARQSSEYPSHAEHPAAPPPIGAMQHARHGATIGAVVGAIFGVALFSLATPSLVVAICAAGVGAYLGGWLGRMMHKEDFSRTHVREITHEAIHHEMRASGMLVAVHVTADSQGEAARVLAEAGGGDIERATGHWQSGRWADFDPTRTPEPFTSAPQQPTHRHA; via the coding sequence ATGTCATTGATCGTCGCAGCACGCTTCACGACGCAGCGCGCCGCCGAGGCCGCCGCCAAGCGGCTTCTCGACAGCGGCTTCGTCGCCGAGGACGTCAGTCTGTTCTTCGTCAATCCGCGCGGCCAGCACGCGCGACAATCGTCGGAATACCCGTCCCACGCCGAGCACCCGGCCGCGCCGCCTCCCATCGGCGCGATGCAGCACGCGAGGCACGGCGCGACGATCGGCGCCGTCGTCGGCGCAATCTTCGGCGTCGCGCTGTTTTCGCTCGCCACGCCGTCGCTCGTCGTCGCGATCTGTGCGGCGGGCGTCGGCGCGTATCTCGGCGGATGGCTCGGCAGAATGATGCACAAGGAAGACTTCTCTCGCACGCACGTGCGCGAAATCACGCACGAAGCGATCCATCACGAGATGCGCGCGTCGGGAATGCTCGTCGCCGTGCACGTGACGGCCGATTCGCAAGGCGAAGCCGCGCGCGTGCTCGCCGAGGCGGGCGGCGGCGACATCGAGCGCGCGACGGGACACTGGCAGTCGGGCCGCTGGGCGGACTTCGATCCGACCCGCACGCCCGAGCCTTTCACCAGCGCACCGCAGCAGCCGACGCATCGCCACGCTTGA
- the rpsU gene encoding 30S ribosomal protein S21: MTTITPRLNEPIDVTLRRFRREIERVGLIRELRDRRSYEKPTAMRKRKKASAVARQRARLKRSMPPKKSY, translated from the coding sequence GTGACGACCATCACGCCCAGGCTCAACGAACCCATCGACGTCACGCTCAGGCGCTTTCGAAGAGAAATCGAACGCGTTGGCCTGATTCGCGAATTGCGCGACCGCCGCAGCTATGAAAAACCGACCGCGATGCGAAAACGCAAGAAGGCCAGCGCCGTCGCGCGCCAGCGAGCACGCCTCAAGCGGTCGATGCCGCCCAAGAAATCATACTAG
- a CDS encoding DUF5594 family protein, translating into MSPDTARQFDTEFAPRIARAIADLLGHRASAEVVGYGGHGHPTQVRIAAPPAEHVRGYAHPLDIALTWDTDEIERLMAADGPARFERYLAALGRKLPAWENARGIDFGSRTQADAFVLIGGLDFEA; encoded by the coding sequence ATGAGCCCAGACACCGCCCGCCAATTCGATACCGAGTTCGCGCCGCGCATCGCGCGCGCAATCGCCGACTTGCTGGGTCACCGGGCGAGCGCCGAGGTCGTCGGCTACGGCGGACACGGCCATCCGACACAAGTGCGGATCGCCGCGCCGCCCGCCGAGCACGTGCGCGGCTACGCGCATCCGCTCGACATCGCGCTTACGTGGGACACCGACGAGATCGAGCGTCTGATGGCGGCGGACGGGCCCGCGCGCTTCGAGCGCTATCTCGCCGCGTTGGGGCGCAAGCTGCCGGCCTGGGAAAACGCGCGCGGCATCGACTTCGGCTCGCGCACGCAAGCCGATGCGTTCGTGCTGATCGGCGGGCTTGATTTCGAGGCATGA
- a CDS encoding AAA family ATPase, which translates to MLDAGVEARAGEPGADADAAAARFFVITGGPGSGKSTLIDALEARGYARSHEAGRGVIQDQMAIGGHALPWRDPAAFAELMLGWEMRSHRFARCARGPVFFDRGVPDVIGYLRLSARPVPAHLAAAAERFRYRRDVFIAPPWPEIYAQDAERKQDYAEAVRTYDAMVDTYAACGYRLIELPRASVDERCRFVLDVVAAA; encoded by the coding sequence ATGCTTGACGCGGGCGTCGAAGCGCGCGCCGGCGAGCCCGGCGCCGATGCCGATGCGGCCGCCGCGCGTTTCTTCGTGATCACGGGCGGGCCCGGCTCGGGCAAGAGCACGCTGATCGATGCGCTCGAAGCGCGGGGCTACGCGCGCTCGCACGAAGCCGGGCGCGGCGTGATTCAGGATCAGATGGCGATCGGCGGCCACGCGCTGCCGTGGCGCGATCCCGCCGCGTTCGCCGAATTGATGCTCGGTTGGGAAATGCGCTCGCACCGCTTCGCGCGATGCGCGCGCGGGCCCGTGTTCTTCGATCGCGGCGTGCCGGACGTGATCGGCTATCTGCGCCTGTCCGCGCGGCCCGTTCCCGCGCATCTTGCCGCGGCCGCCGAGCGGTTCCGCTATCGCCGCGACGTGTTCATCGCGCCGCCGTGGCCGGAGATCTATGCGCAGGACGCCGAACGGAAGCAGGATTACGCGGAGGCCGTGCGCACCTACGACGCAATGGTCGATACGTATGCGGCATGCGGCTATCGGCTGATCGAACTGCCGCGCGCGAGCGTCGACGAGCGTTGCCGCTTCGTGCTCGACGTCGTCGCGGCGGCGTGA
- a CDS encoding inhibitor of vertebrate lysozyme family protein: protein MIFQLLRSSACAAAVAVLIVGAAGPAIAADEPAPTFSEAIAQSANRTAWQRMLAKETRVPGWLASDNRVSSPYKREQVDGASYLVGWMCKPHDCAANQFYGVIDEDAHRMWGMLVTLPEMPGAYDAPSKYASFRWFGKPDERMKAYLQEQLKQDPNWK from the coding sequence ATGATCTTTCAACTCTTGCGTTCGTCCGCATGCGCCGCAGCAGTGGCCGTACTGATCGTCGGCGCGGCGGGTCCGGCGATCGCCGCCGACGAGCCGGCGCCGACTTTCTCCGAGGCCATTGCGCAAAGCGCGAACCGCACCGCGTGGCAGCGGATGCTCGCGAAGGAAACGCGCGTGCCGGGCTGGCTCGCGAGCGACAACCGGGTCAGTTCGCCGTACAAGCGCGAGCAGGTCGACGGCGCGTCATATCTGGTGGGATGGATGTGCAAGCCGCACGATTGCGCGGCCAACCAGTTCTACGGCGTGATCGACGAAGACGCACACCGGATGTGGGGGATGCTCGTGACGCTGCCGGAGATGCCGGGCGCCTACGACGCGCCGAGCAAGTACGCGAGCTTCCGCTGGTTCGGCAAGCCGGACGAACGGATGAAGGCGTATCTGCAGGAGCAGTTGAAGCAGGATCCGAACTGGAAGTGA
- the otsA gene encoding alpha,alpha-trehalose-phosphate synthase (UDP-forming), protein MSRLIVVSNRVAAGQDARPTAGGLAVGVLDALKETGGVWFGWNGDIAGAPGEPVIERDGKVTYATVGLTRRDYDQYYRGFSNATLWPVFHYRGDLARFDRQEYAGYLRVNCSLAKQLRELVEPDDIIWVHDYHLLPFAHCLRELGVKNPIGFFLHIPFPTPEILRMVPPHEELVKFMCAYDVVGFQTESDKQAFVDYIERRGHGTSSDDGMLHAHGRVVKVAAYPIGIYPDAIGKAAVEYGSRKAVKALRDTTGERKLVISVDRLDYSKGLVERFQAFERMLANAPGWQGRVSLVQIAPPTRSDVQTYQRIRQTLEGEAGRINGRFAQLDWTPIQYLNRKYERNLLMALFRLSQVGYVTPLRDGMNLVAKEYVASQDPNDPGVLVLSEFAGAAAELPGALLVNPFDLSQMAESLERALAMPLEERQARHADNIARLRQSDLSVWRDSFLTDLRSVATAASVTQRAGRRVANA, encoded by the coding sequence ATGAGCAGATTGATCGTGGTATCGAATCGCGTGGCGGCCGGCCAGGATGCGCGTCCGACTGCGGGCGGGCTGGCGGTCGGCGTGCTCGACGCGCTGAAGGAAACGGGCGGCGTCTGGTTCGGCTGGAACGGCGACATCGCCGGCGCGCCGGGCGAACCCGTGATCGAGCGGGACGGCAAGGTCACCTACGCAACCGTTGGTCTCACACGCCGCGACTACGACCAGTACTACCGCGGCTTCTCGAACGCGACGCTCTGGCCGGTATTCCACTATCGCGGCGATCTCGCGCGCTTCGATCGCCAGGAGTACGCGGGCTATCTGCGCGTGAACTGCTCGCTCGCGAAGCAACTGCGCGAGCTCGTCGAGCCCGACGACATCATCTGGGTGCACGACTACCACCTGCTGCCGTTCGCGCATTGCCTGCGCGAGCTCGGCGTGAAGAATCCGATCGGCTTTTTCCTGCACATCCCGTTTCCGACGCCGGAGATCCTGCGGATGGTGCCGCCGCACGAGGAGCTCGTGAAGTTCATGTGCGCGTACGACGTGGTCGGCTTCCAGACGGAAAGCGACAAGCAGGCGTTCGTCGACTACATCGAGCGGCGCGGGCACGGCACGTCGAGCGACGACGGGATGCTTCATGCGCACGGCCGCGTCGTGAAGGTCGCCGCGTATCCGATCGGTATCTATCCGGACGCGATCGGCAAGGCGGCCGTCGAATACGGCTCGCGCAAGGCGGTGAAGGCGCTGCGCGACACGACGGGCGAGCGCAAGCTCGTGATCAGCGTCGATCGTCTCGACTACTCGAAGGGGCTCGTCGAGCGCTTCCAGGCGTTCGAGCGGATGCTCGCGAACGCGCCCGGCTGGCAAGGGCGCGTGTCGCTCGTGCAGATCGCGCCGCCGACCCGCTCCGACGTGCAGACCTACCAGCGCATCCGCCAGACGCTCGAAGGCGAGGCGGGGCGCATCAACGGCCGCTTCGCGCAGCTCGACTGGACGCCGATCCAGTACCTGAACCGCAAGTACGAGCGCAACCTGCTGATGGCGCTTTTCAGGCTGTCGCAGGTCGGCTACGTGACGCCGCTGCGCGACGGGATGAATCTCGTCGCGAAGGAGTACGTCGCATCGCAGGATCCGAACGATCCGGGCGTGCTCGTGCTGTCCGAATTCGCGGGCGCGGCGGCCGAGCTGCCGGGCGCGCTGCTCGTCAATCCGTTCGACTTGTCGCAGATGGCGGAATCGCTCGAGCGCGCGCTCGCGATGCCGCTCGAGGAGCGGCAGGCGCGTCACGCGGACAACATCGCGCGGCTGCGCCAGAGCGATCTGTCGGTGTGGCGCGATTCGTTCCTGACCGATCTGCGCAGCGTCGCGACGGCGGCGTCCGTCACGCAGCGCGCGGGGCGGCGCGTCGCGAATGCTTGA
- a CDS encoding YbhB/YbcL family Raf kinase inhibitor-like protein, with protein MADFRLWTDEFPANGFMPKAQEYKHEGFGVDGGNRSPALHWEGVPADAKSLALTVYDPDAPTGSGFWHWTVVNIPVDATTLPQDAGAAGSAALPAGAVQVRNDYGDEGFGGAAPPRGDKPHRYIFRLHALKVDTLPVTKDTTNAVARFMIHLNELDSATYTGLYELK; from the coding sequence ATGGCTGATTTCCGGCTTTGGACTGACGAGTTTCCGGCCAACGGCTTCATGCCGAAGGCACAGGAATACAAACACGAAGGCTTCGGCGTCGACGGCGGCAACCGGTCGCCCGCGCTTCACTGGGAAGGCGTGCCCGCCGATGCGAAGAGCCTCGCGCTGACGGTCTACGATCCCGACGCGCCGACGGGCAGCGGCTTCTGGCACTGGACCGTCGTCAACATCCCTGTCGATGCGACGACCCTGCCTCAAGATGCGGGCGCGGCAGGCAGCGCCGCACTGCCCGCGGGCGCCGTGCAGGTGCGCAACGACTACGGCGACGAAGGCTTCGGCGGCGCCGCGCCGCCGCGCGGCGACAAGCCGCACCGCTACATCTTCCGCCTGCACGCGCTGAAGGTCGACACGTTGCCCGTCACGAAGGACACGACCAACGCGGTCGCCCGCTTCATGATCCATCTGAACGAACTCGATTCGGCGACTTACACCGGCCTCTACGAACTGAAGTAA
- a CDS encoding AAA-associated domain-containing protein: MQNPNAVNAPVQTPPAPPRGGEEILRVENVSRGFNKTQGELLVLDGANLSLREGEIVGLLGRSGSGKSTLLRIIAGLIEPTGGEITYLGKPLSGPAEGVAMVFQTFALFPWLTVLQNVEAGLEALGVGARERRERALAAIDLIGLDGFENAYPRELSGGMRQRVGFARALVVDPTLLLMDEPFSALDVLTAETLRTDLLDLWTQGRMPIKSVLIVTHNIEEAVFMCDRILVLSSNPGRVIAEIKVPFKHPRNRLDPAFRRLVDDIYAKMTARQVGEATKKGLELGSWLPQVSTNLMAGLIETLAAPPYHGRADMPEIARTLHLEVDDLFPIAEVLQYLGFADVREGDVFLTPPGRVFAEFGTQERKMMFAEHLLRHVPLAARIKKVLNERPGHRAPRVRFEQELEDFLSDGAAEETLDAVIDWGRYGEIFSYNDQTEIFSLEDVES; this comes from the coding sequence ATGCAAAACCCGAATGCTGTAAACGCCCCCGTCCAGACGCCGCCCGCGCCGCCGCGGGGCGGCGAAGAAATCCTGCGCGTCGAGAACGTGAGCCGCGGCTTCAACAAGACGCAGGGCGAGCTGCTCGTGCTCGACGGCGCGAACCTGTCGCTGCGCGAAGGCGAGATCGTCGGCCTGCTCGGCCGCTCGGGCTCCGGCAAGTCGACGCTCTTGCGCATCATCGCCGGCCTCATCGAGCCGACGGGCGGCGAGATCACCTACCTCGGCAAGCCGCTCTCCGGCCCGGCCGAAGGCGTCGCGATGGTGTTCCAGACCTTCGCGCTGTTTCCGTGGCTCACCGTGCTGCAGAACGTCGAAGCGGGCCTCGAGGCGCTCGGCGTCGGCGCGCGCGAACGGCGCGAGCGCGCGCTCGCCGCGATCGACCTGATTGGTCTCGACGGCTTCGAGAACGCGTATCCGCGCGAGCTGTCGGGCGGCATGCGCCAGCGCGTCGGCTTCGCGCGCGCGCTCGTCGTCGATCCGACGCTGCTGCTGATGGACGAGCCGTTCTCCGCGCTCGACGTGCTGACGGCCGAGACGCTGCGTACCGACCTGCTCGATCTGTGGACGCAGGGCCGGATGCCGATCAAGTCGGTGCTGATCGTCACGCACAACATCGAGGAAGCGGTGTTCATGTGCGACCGGATCCTCGTGCTGTCGTCGAATCCCGGACGCGTGATCGCCGAGATCAAGGTGCCGTTCAAGCATCCGCGCAATCGCCTCGACCCGGCGTTCCGCCGGCTCGTCGACGACATCTACGCGAAGATGACCGCGCGCCAGGTCGGCGAGGCGACGAAGAAGGGGCTCGAGCTCGGCAGCTGGCTGCCGCAGGTGTCGACGAACCTGATGGCGGGTCTCATCGAAACGCTTGCCGCGCCGCCGTACCACGGCCGCGCGGACATGCCGGAAATCGCGCGCACGCTGCATCTCGAGGTCGACGACCTGTTCCCGATCGCCGAAGTGCTGCAGTACCTCGGCTTCGCCGACGTGCGCGAGGGCGACGTGTTCCTGACGCCGCCGGGCCGCGTGTTCGCCGAGTTCGGCACGCAGGAGCGCAAGATGATGTTCGCCGAGCATCTGCTGCGCCACGTGCCGCTCGCCGCGCGGATCAAGAAGGTGCTCAACGAGCGTCCGGGCCATCGCGCGCCGCGCGTGCGCTTCGAGCAGGAGCTCGAGGACTTCCTGTCGGACGGCGCGGCCGAGGAGACGCTCGACGCGGTGATCGACTGGGGCCGGTACGGCGAGATCTTCTCGTACAACGACCAGACCGAAATCTTCAGTCTCGAGGACGTCGAATCGTAA
- a CDS encoding serine hydrolase, whose amino-acid sequence MSSTPHRPRSGLSAVRLLSAVCLVWIASILCVAFASPAHAAGKTCARTSAAHGNACRIARSVHAKHVKRTARARHHRPHVKKKPAAIHKKTRHRTRSAHPHQPTRKRHRASRAVAAAASKPQLLASCGYTGAARSLLRSRAIYVVDERTGTVLIEKNANRVVPIASVTKLMTSMVALDTRAPLSRPLRVSAQDRDYEKLTGSRLKVGSVLSRRDMLHIALMSSENRAAAALSRDYAGGRPAFVAAMNRKARTLGMKHTHFVNATGLSPRNVSTAHDLSRLVAAASRYPRIKTFSTDTSKTVFPGRGQLRYVNSDALVRAGDSNIMLQKTGFINEAGHCVVFRYAVRGRPVDIVLLGAPGSSDHIADAMKIRRWLTCSMR is encoded by the coding sequence ATGTCATCCACGCCGCATCGTCCACGCTCCGGCCTCTCCGCCGTCCGTCTGCTCTCCGCCGTTTGCCTCGTCTGGATCGCGTCCATTCTGTGCGTCGCGTTCGCGTCGCCCGCGCACGCGGCGGGAAAGACCTGTGCACGCACGTCGGCCGCGCACGGCAACGCCTGCCGCATCGCGCGCAGCGTTCATGCGAAGCACGTCAAGCGCACAGCGCGCGCGCGACATCACCGGCCGCACGTGAAGAAGAAGCCCGCGGCGATCCACAAGAAGACCAGGCATCGCACGCGCTCGGCGCATCCGCATCAACCGACGCGCAAGCGCCACCGCGCGTCGCGCGCCGTCGCCGCCGCGGCCTCGAAGCCGCAACTGCTCGCAAGCTGCGGCTACACCGGCGCGGCGCGCAGCCTGCTGCGCTCGCGCGCGATCTACGTCGTCGACGAAAGGACGGGCACGGTATTGATCGAGAAAAATGCGAATCGCGTCGTGCCGATCGCGTCGGTCACGAAGCTGATGACGTCGATGGTCGCGCTCGACACGCGCGCGCCGCTGTCGCGGCCGCTGCGCGTCAGCGCACAGGACCGCGACTACGAGAAGCTCACGGGATCGCGCCTGAAGGTCGGCTCGGTGCTGTCGCGCCGCGACATGCTGCACATCGCGCTGATGTCATCGGAAAACCGCGCGGCGGCGGCGCTGTCGCGCGACTATGCGGGCGGCCGCCCGGCATTCGTCGCCGCGATGAACCGCAAGGCGCGCACGCTCGGGATGAAGCACACGCATTTCGTCAACGCGACCGGGCTGTCGCCCCGCAACGTGTCGACGGCGCACGATCTGTCGCGGCTCGTCGCCGCGGCGAGCCGCTATCCGCGCATCAAAACGTTCTCGACCGATACGTCGAAGACCGTCTTCCCCGGCCGCGGCCAGCTCCGGTACGTGAATTCGGACGCGCTCGTGCGCGCGGGCGACTCGAACATCATGTTGCAGAAGACCGGCTTCATCAACGAAGCCGGCCATTGCGTGGTGTTCCGCTACGCGGTGCGGGGGCGCCCCGTCGACATCGTGCTGCTCGGCGCGCCGGGGTCGAGCGACCATATCGCCGATGCGATGAAGATCCGTCGCTGGCTCACGTGCTCGATGCGATGA